From the genome of Ictalurus furcatus strain D&B chromosome 4, Billie_1.0, whole genome shotgun sequence, one region includes:
- the slc28a1 gene encoding sodium/nucleoside cotransporter 1 yields the protein MQLISNKIPLKALTILASKGFTTTHLPLIQRGSTMMNIDDIELKNAIQSNGHGVDNPGFEAEEEKISDRNSEIAEQESEKESKSFISKIFKPITAIENILKAHSRIVKYTALGILSAGYVAYFAVACWLNFQKAIALVVLTSVAVFFTLYDLVKRSKGDTIKHFLKPAGRCFKANIRWIKWVFILVVVGLLVAWLAVDTRQNPEQLISLGGVCFFILSLFIFSAKRYAVRWRTILWGLGLQFAMGLFVIRTEPGFIAFNWLGAQIQTFLNYTHTGSKFVFGSLVESDREKETIFAFQALPIVIFFSSIMSVLYFLGVMQWIIIKISWIMQITMGTSPTESLSVAGNIFVGQTEAPLLILPYLKDMTRSEIHAVIVGGFATIAGSVMGAFISFGINASYLISASVMAAPCALAMSKLSYPETEESKFKSEDNIKVEGGGEQNILEAASNGASASVGLVANIAANLIGFLSILAFINAALSWLGGMVGYPDITFELICSYVFMPVAFMMGIPFEESFIVAELIGTKLFLNEFIAYEKLSKLKNNRLNGITEVGNYISAHDILAGQRKVRSEIISTYALCGFANFSSLGIVIGGLSSICPSRKSDISALVLRALLTGTCVSLVNASVAGLLCLPQLDCIEVFKNFVFNTTDTNFQTCCYGLYESAVKNETVISFGGSWSMVKNATLYFTQCCDLYNETVCI from the exons ATGCAGTTAATTAGTAATAAGATCCCACTTAAAGCTCTGACTATACTTGCTAGTAAAGGTTTTACAACTACGCATTTGCCACTCATTCAAAGAGGAAGCACAATGA TGAATATTGATGACATAGAGTTGAAAAATGCCATTCAAAGTAATGGACATGGAGTGGACAATCCAGGATTTGAGGCAGAG GAGGAAAAAATATCAGATCGCAACAGTGAGATAGCAGAGCAAGAATCAGAAAAAGAGTCCAAATCATTTATAAG CAAAATATTCAAACCCATCACTGCTATTGAAAACATCTTGAAGGCTCACTCTCGGATTGTCAAATACACTGCCCTGGGGATACTTAGTGCAG GCTATGTGGCATACTTTGCTGTTGCCTGCTGGCTGAACTTCCAGAAAGCCATTGCTCTTGTTGTCCTAACCAGTGTGGCGGTGTTTTTCACATTGTATGATTTGGTGAAGAGGTCCAAAGGAGACACtataaaacatttcttaaaGCCTGCTGGAAGATGCTTTAAAGCCAACATCAGGTGGATAAAATG GGTTTTTATATTAGTGGTGGTAGGACTGTTGGTGGCCTGGCTGGCAGTTGACACAAGGCAAAACCCTGAACAGCTAATTTCACTTGGTGGTGTCTGTTTCTTTATCCTCAGCTTGTTCATCTTCTCTGCAAAAAGATATGCA GTGCGCTGGAGGACAATCCTCTGGGGGCTTGGATTACAATTTGCCATGGGCCTGTTTGTCATAAGGACTGAGCCAGGTTTCATAGCTTTCAACTGGCTAGGAGCACAAATCCAG acatttttaaacTACACCCATACTGGCTCTAAGTTTGTGTTTGGCAGTCTGGTAGAatcagacagagaaaaagagacaatCTTTGCATTTCAG GCTTTGCCTATAGTGATATTTTTCAGCAGTATTATGTCAGTACTCTACTTCCTTGGTGTGATGCAATGGATTATCATTAAG ATTTCCTGGATTATGCAGATAACAATGGGAACCTCTCCTACAGAATCATTGAGTGTTGCAGGGAATATATTTGTTGGACAG acaGAAGCACCACTGCTGATTCTTCCCTATTTAAAAGACATGACCAGGTCTGAGATACATGCTGTCATTGTTGGAGGTTTTGCCACAATCGCAGGCAGTGTGATGGGAGCTTTCATTTCGTTTGGG ATTAATGCATCCTATTTGATCTCTGCCTCTGTAATGGCTGCCCCATGTGCATTGGCCATGTCTAAACTCTCATATCCTGAAACAGAAGAGAGTAAGTTTAAATCTGAAGACAATATCAAAGTAGAAGGCGG TGGTGAACAGAATATCCTGGAGGCTGCTTCTAATGGAGCATCTGCATCTGTTGGGCTTGTGGCTAACATAGCTGCCAACTTGATTggatttctttccattttggcTTTCATCAATGCAGCTTTGAGCTGGCTAGGAGGAATGGTGGGATATCCAGACATCACATTTGAG CTCATCTGCTCATATGTATTCATGCCGGTGGCCTTCATGATGGGCATACCATTTGAGGAGAGCTTCATTGTGGCTGAACTTATTGGCACAAAACTGTTCCTCAATGAGTTCATAGCTTATGAGAAATTGtcaaaattgaaaaacaatCGATTAAATGGCATCACAGAAGTGGGAAATTACATTTCA GCTCATGACATACTAGCTGGACAAAGAAAA GTGAGATCAGAAATCATCAGCACCTATGCTCTGTGTGGCTTTGCCAACTTCAGTTCACTTGGAATCGTGATTGGAGGATTGT CTTCCATTTGTCCTTCAAGAAAAAGTGATATTTCTGCTTTAGTACTAAGAGCCTTGCTCACAGGCACTTGTGTGTCCCTGGTTAATGCTTCTGTTGCTG GCCTTCTTTGTCTTCCACAACTAGACTGTATAGAGGTGTTTAAAAATTTTGTCTTCAACACCACTGATACTAACTTCCAAACTTGCTGTTATGGCCTATATGAAAG tgctgtgaagaaTGAAACAGTGATTTCTTTTGGGGGATCTTGGAGCATGGTGAAAAATGCCACTCTTTATTTCACACAGTGTTGCGATCTTTATAATGAAACTGTTTGCATTTAG